One region of Mesobacillus boroniphilus genomic DNA includes:
- a CDS encoding S9 family peptidase: protein MEKRFIKAEDLFELKSVTDPQFSPDGKKCVFIQTEMLEKKNDYASNLYIIDIEEGGEPRQWTYGEYRNHSPRWSPDGTKLAFVSNRSGKNQIFVLDAAGGEARQATDFRNGANGPIWSPDGERIACSVSLKPDEDLLEKAEEKKDDKKPEPFVAEEMKYKSDGAGFWDGKYRQTVIVNIADGKAELVAKGEVDYHLQCWSPDGKSLVLSADESPERDFSFKSDLWLMDIETGNKTKLTYGKGYFGNAIFSPDGKYLGYTGHEREFENATLTQVWIQELETGNIQCVTENMDILVGDAVAADFQQGAHSPGLIWGEDGRSFYFLASDQGNTVIYFANLDGEVYPALLDQQHVYGYTLDRKNQRVIAAISNPVLPGELFQLEVTTGEMKQLTAVNEKVLESVTLSQPEQISFEASDGTPLHGWIMKPAGYEEGKKYPLILEIHGGPHAMYANSYFNEFQVLAAEGYAVLYINPRGSHGYGQQFVNAVRGDYGGGDYQDVMDAVDYALEKHDFIDKDRLGVTGGSYGGFMTNWIVGHTDRFKAAVTQRSISNWISFYGVSDIGYYFTEWQIQADLSDLETMWKHSPIAYVEKINTPLLILHSEKDYRCPIEQAEQLFIALKRQGKETKFIRFPESNHELSRSGKPNLRLSRLSSIVDWFNKYL, encoded by the coding sequence ATGGAAAAGAGATTTATTAAAGCAGAGGATTTATTTGAATTAAAGTCCGTTACTGACCCTCAGTTTTCACCTGATGGAAAGAAGTGTGTGTTTATCCAGACAGAGATGCTGGAGAAAAAGAATGATTATGCCTCTAATTTATACATAATTGACATTGAAGAAGGCGGAGAGCCAAGGCAATGGACTTACGGGGAATATCGCAACCATTCCCCGAGATGGTCACCGGATGGCACGAAGCTGGCTTTCGTATCGAACCGCAGCGGCAAGAACCAGATCTTTGTTCTAGATGCTGCTGGCGGGGAAGCCAGGCAGGCTACTGACTTCCGAAATGGTGCAAATGGTCCCATTTGGTCTCCGGATGGAGAAAGAATCGCGTGCTCCGTATCCTTGAAGCCTGACGAAGATTTGCTTGAAAAGGCAGAAGAAAAGAAGGATGACAAGAAGCCGGAACCGTTCGTAGCTGAGGAAATGAAATATAAATCAGACGGAGCTGGTTTCTGGGATGGCAAGTATCGACAGACTGTCATTGTGAATATCGCAGATGGAAAGGCAGAATTAGTGGCGAAAGGCGAAGTGGACTACCACTTGCAGTGCTGGTCTCCTGACGGAAAAAGCCTTGTATTGTCAGCTGATGAGTCACCTGAACGTGATTTCTCGTTCAAAAGTGATTTATGGCTGATGGACATTGAGACAGGGAATAAAACGAAACTAACATATGGTAAGGGCTACTTCGGAAATGCCATATTCTCTCCTGACGGAAAATACCTTGGCTACACGGGGCATGAGAGAGAATTTGAAAATGCAACGTTAACTCAAGTTTGGATTCAGGAGCTCGAGACGGGTAACATCCAATGCGTCACAGAAAACATGGATATTCTTGTGGGAGACGCTGTTGCCGCAGACTTCCAGCAGGGGGCGCATAGTCCAGGGTTGATCTGGGGCGAAGATGGCAGGAGCTTTTATTTCCTTGCAAGCGACCAGGGAAACACTGTGATATATTTTGCGAACCTAGATGGCGAAGTGTATCCGGCACTTCTTGACCAGCAGCATGTGTATGGGTACACACTTGACCGCAAAAACCAGAGGGTTATTGCAGCCATCAGCAATCCGGTGCTTCCGGGGGAACTGTTCCAGCTTGAAGTAACCACTGGTGAAATGAAACAGCTGACGGCCGTGAATGAAAAGGTACTGGAATCTGTTACTCTATCGCAGCCTGAGCAGATTTCTTTCGAGGCCAGCGATGGTACACCGCTGCATGGCTGGATCATGAAGCCTGCGGGATATGAAGAGGGCAAGAAATATCCGTTGATTCTTGAGATACATGGGGGACCGCATGCAATGTATGCCAACTCATATTTCAATGAATTTCAGGTTCTCGCGGCTGAAGGCTACGCGGTATTATATATTAATCCGCGCGGCAGCCATGGATACGGGCAGCAATTCGTCAATGCCGTCCGCGGGGATTATGGCGGCGGAGACTATCAGGATGTGATGGACGCTGTCGATTACGCCCTGGAAAAACACGATTTCATCGACAAGGATCGATTGGGAGTGACCGGCGGCAGCTATGGCGGTTTCATGACAAACTGGATTGTCGGACATACGGACAGATTCAAGGCAGCCGTCACACAGCGTTCGATTTCAAACTGGATCAGTTTTTATGGTGTCTCAGACATCGGCTACTATTTTACAGAGTGGCAAATCCAGGCTGATCTCAGCGATTTAGAAACAATGTGGAAGCATTCTCCTATCGCCTATGTGGAAAAAATCAATACACCTTTATTGATTCTCCACAGCGAAAAGGACTACCGCTGTCCAATTGAACAGGCTGAACAGCTATTCATTGCCTTGAAGAGACAGGGCAAGGAAACGAAATTCATCCGCTTCCCTGAGTCCAACCATGAGCTTTCAAGAAGCGGAAAGCCTAATCTCCGTCTAAGCCGGTTGTCATCGATTGTCGACTGGTTTAATAAGTACTTGTAA
- a CDS encoding TVP38/TMEM64 family protein, whose amino-acid sequence MDVELMKEWFTIENIMDLLNQYRSFGPIPGILLPMLEAFLPFLPLFLFVMANANAFGLWLGFLFSWIGAVLGALIVFLIFRRYGQGRILGFLQRHPKVQKGMNWIERHGFGPIFLMLCFPFTPSALVNIVAGLSKISMAQYMLAVITGKMVMIFTISFVGYDIRSLITNPARTAIVLAVIAILWYIGKRIEVKMNMSVGKDDND is encoded by the coding sequence ATGGATGTTGAATTAATGAAAGAATGGTTTACAATTGAAAATATTATGGATTTGCTCAACCAATACCGCTCATTTGGGCCGATTCCGGGAATTCTGCTGCCAATGTTGGAAGCGTTCTTGCCTTTCCTGCCATTGTTTTTATTTGTGATGGCAAATGCCAATGCCTTTGGGCTATGGCTTGGGTTTCTCTTTTCCTGGATAGGTGCAGTTCTGGGGGCATTGATTGTCTTTTTGATTTTCCGTCGGTACGGACAGGGACGGATCCTGGGGTTTTTGCAGCGCCACCCAAAAGTCCAGAAGGGGATGAACTGGATTGAACGGCATGGATTTGGCCCAATCTTCCTGATGCTGTGCTTCCCTTTTACTCCATCTGCTCTCGTCAATATTGTTGCCGGGCTTTCAAAAATCAGCATGGCTCAGTATATGCTTGCAGTGATAACAGGGAAAATGGTGATGATTTTTACAATAAGCTTTGTAGGATATGATATTCGTTCATTAATCACTAATCCTGCGCGAACTGCCATCGTTTTGGCAGTAATCGCCATCCTGTGGTATATCGGCAAAAGAATTGAAGTAAAAATGAATATGAGTGTTGGAAAAGACGATAATGACTGA
- a CDS encoding LCP family protein, translating into MRYERHQHKKRRKRIRWSSIFLLLFLLVGAVALYSYMQYRSGVNDSEKAAEENKQEYHFNGESDQNGLTNILLIGSDARGKETSRSDTIMIASYNPDTESYKLTSIMRDTYVEIPGHGKNKINAAFAFGGPELLRQTIKENFDVSLQYYSIVDFEGFVRLIDEAFPEGVEVNVEKRMSEGIGVTLEPGVQRLDGKHLLGYVRFRQDAVGDFGRVERQQNVIKEVGKQFASIQTLPKLPKLVGVVTPFINTNMDTGDILFMGKGLISKDNRNIETMRIPVEGSFENQRVSGAGAVLAINFEENRTALQNFLTK; encoded by the coding sequence ATGAGATATGAAAGACACCAACATAAGAAGAGAAGAAAAAGAATCAGATGGTCCAGCATTTTTCTGCTGCTATTCCTTCTGGTCGGAGCCGTTGCACTGTATTCCTATATGCAGTACCGTTCTGGGGTGAATGATTCGGAAAAAGCGGCGGAGGAAAACAAGCAGGAATATCATTTTAATGGCGAGAGTGACCAAAATGGCCTCACGAATATCCTGCTGATTGGCAGTGACGCGAGAGGGAAGGAAACTTCGCGGTCAGATACGATCATGATTGCCAGTTATAATCCAGATACAGAGTCTTATAAATTGACCTCGATTATGAGGGATACGTATGTGGAGATTCCGGGACATGGAAAAAATAAAATCAATGCTGCGTTTGCCTTTGGTGGACCGGAGCTACTGAGGCAGACTATAAAGGAGAACTTTGATGTCAGTCTCCAATATTATTCAATCGTTGATTTTGAAGGGTTTGTGCGTCTAATTGATGAAGCATTTCCCGAAGGTGTTGAAGTCAATGTTGAAAAGAGAATGTCAGAGGGAATTGGTGTCACTCTGGAGCCAGGTGTTCAAAGACTGGACGGGAAACATCTGCTTGGATATGTCCGGTTCCGCCAGGATGCAGTCGGGGATTTTGGCCGTGTAGAACGCCAGCAAAATGTCATAAAGGAAGTCGGCAAGCAGTTTGCCAGCATCCAGACACTGCCGAAGCTCCCTAAATTGGTTGGAGTCGTTACTCCGTTTATCAATACCAATATGGATACGGGCGATATCTTATTTATGGGAAAAGGGCTGATTTCAAAGGATAATCGGAATATCGAAACAATGAGGATACCGGTTGAGGGATCATTCGAGAACCAGAGGGTAAGCGGTGCAGGTGCCGTATTGGCGATAAACTTTGAAGAAAACAGGACCGCGCTACAGAATTTTTTAACTAAATAG
- a CDS encoding competence protein ComK produces the protein MTGNTKNLVEEYEINPFTMIIIPEEYGSRIYSRVIELEEEYLSPFRPMDIVKKSCKYFGSSYEGRKEGTKQLTGITHKTPIIIDPISSIYFMPTSSPTKPDCIWVSHEHILFHKKVDAHSTKVTFRNKKSMILPVSHHSFENQLLRTSLLRTKFMQRMKETERKALYLIHGPKFSDSQGYPHAKLVSEVYKD, from the coding sequence ATGACAGGAAATACAAAGAACTTAGTTGAAGAGTACGAAATAAATCCTTTTACCATGATAATTATTCCTGAAGAATACGGCAGCAGGATTTACTCCAGGGTGATCGAGCTGGAGGAGGAGTATTTATCCCCATTCAGACCAATGGATATCGTCAAGAAAAGCTGCAAGTATTTTGGAAGCAGCTACGAGGGCAGGAAAGAGGGAACAAAACAGCTTACCGGGATCACCCATAAAACCCCCATCATCATCGACCCTATAAGCTCCATTTATTTCATGCCTACGAGCTCGCCTACAAAACCGGATTGCATATGGGTTTCTCATGAGCACATATTATTCCATAAGAAGGTGGACGCCCACAGTACAAAGGTTACCTTCAGGAATAAGAAATCCATGATTCTGCCAGTATCCCATCATTCATTTGAGAACCAGCTGCTGCGGACATCCCTGCTGCGAACCAAATTCATGCAGCGGATGAAAGAAACCGAACGAAAAGCGTTATATCTTATCCATGGTCCAAAGTTCAGCGATTCGCAAGGGTATCCTCATGCTAAACTTGTCAGTGAGGTATATAAAGACTAG
- a CDS encoding M48 family metallopeptidase has protein sequence MARKMGFYGVIAYVLYGFAVYWYLFYFADTSLPFEFEGSRADPATFLNGRELMLSEEYSKVRNLLFFLSTPFEWLFYFLILLMGLSKAFKKWGEETAKNKYGQTAIYLIWLSFFAYIATFPLSYISYTLSKTYNISTQSFASWMKDELIDFWINYAMMFVIVVVLYWLMNKFKRFWWLFAWLLSVPFTLFIMFLQPVVIDPLYNDFSPLKNKELESKILDIAGQANIPAEHVFEVDMAEKTNALNAYVTGIGSNSRIVLWDTTLNRLNDDQILFIMAHEMAHYVEKHLYIGIAGYLVLSLFGLYFVSRLMNWAIKRWGKEFKLQHPGDLRSLPLFLMFLSMIMFAASPVSNLVSRYQETRADRYAIEMTENTDAAISAFQELTKAGLSQVNPPWLVKIFRYGHPTMLERISRLEDFEVEKRNEQEDGY, from the coding sequence ATGGCGAGAAAGATGGGTTTTTATGGTGTGATCGCCTATGTGCTCTATGGTTTCGCGGTTTACTGGTATTTATTTTACTTTGCAGATACGAGTCTTCCATTTGAGTTCGAAGGTTCGAGGGCGGACCCGGCGACGTTTTTGAACGGAAGGGAATTAATGCTGAGCGAGGAATACTCAAAAGTTAGGAATTTATTATTTTTCCTGTCGACACCTTTTGAATGGCTGTTTTATTTTCTGATTTTGCTCATGGGGCTTTCAAAAGCTTTCAAGAAATGGGGAGAAGAGACCGCGAAGAATAAGTATGGCCAAACAGCGATCTATTTGATTTGGCTTTCATTTTTTGCTTACATTGCGACTTTCCCTCTAAGTTACATCAGTTATACGCTGTCTAAGACTTATAATATATCGACACAGTCATTCGCCTCTTGGATGAAGGATGAGTTGATTGATTTCTGGATCAATTATGCGATGATGTTCGTCATTGTCGTTGTCCTTTACTGGCTGATGAACAAGTTCAAAAGGTTCTGGTGGCTGTTTGCGTGGCTGCTTTCCGTTCCGTTCACATTGTTTATCATGTTCTTGCAGCCTGTCGTGATCGACCCGCTGTACAATGATTTTTCCCCGCTGAAAAATAAGGAGCTGGAGTCAAAAATCCTTGATATTGCCGGTCAGGCTAATATCCCGGCTGAGCATGTATTTGAAGTGGATATGGCTGAAAAGACAAATGCCCTTAATGCATATGTTACGGGAATTGGCTCAAATTCAAGGATTGTCCTCTGGGATACGACCTTGAACAGGTTGAACGATGACCAGATCCTGTTCATAATGGCCCATGAAATGGCCCATTATGTGGAGAAGCATTTATATATTGGGATTGCGGGCTACTTGGTACTTTCCCTGTTCGGTCTGTACTTTGTTTCAAGACTGATGAACTGGGCGATCAAACGGTGGGGCAAGGAATTCAAGCTACAGCACCCTGGTGACTTAAGATCGCTGCCGTTGTTCCTGATGTTCCTCTCGATGATTATGTTTGCGGCAAGCCCGGTTTCCAATCTTGTGTCACGATACCAGGAAACAAGGGCTGACCGATACGCCATCGAAATGACTGAAAATACCGATGCGGCGATTTCTGCTTTCCAGGAATTAACGAAGGCTGGCCTCAGCCAGGTAAATCCACCATGGCTGGTGAAAATTTTCCGTTACGGACATCCGACAATGCTGGAACGGATTTCACGACTTGAGGATTTTGAAGTTGAAAAGAGGAATGAACAGGAAGATGGATATTAA
- the lepB gene encoding signal peptidase I translates to MKEIVKREGIEWVKAFALGMIIFVFIRIFFFSNYVVEGESMLPTLEDGNKVVVNKLGYESKDLERFDVIVFHANKEEDFVKRVIGLPGDKVEYREDMLFINGKKVKEPFLKQYREQSPGGYLTGDFTLGDLTGVERVPEGKLFVLGDNRLGSWDSRQFGFISEEQVVGKVNLRYWPLGEMDVSF, encoded by the coding sequence ATGAAAGAAATCGTAAAAAGGGAAGGGATCGAGTGGGTCAAAGCTTTTGCCCTCGGAATGATCATTTTTGTTTTTATCAGGATTTTCTTTTTTTCCAATTATGTCGTTGAAGGGGAATCGATGCTTCCTACACTGGAAGATGGGAATAAAGTCGTTGTCAATAAGTTGGGATATGAATCGAAAGACCTCGAGAGGTTTGACGTGATTGTATTTCACGCAAATAAAGAAGAAGACTTTGTGAAGCGGGTCATCGGCCTGCCAGGCGATAAAGTTGAATATCGAGAAGACATGTTATTCATCAATGGCAAAAAAGTGAAGGAACCTTTCTTGAAGCAGTATCGCGAACAATCACCAGGTGGCTATTTGACCGGCGATTTTACCCTTGGGGATTTAACCGGGGTTGAAAGAGTGCCTGAAGGAAAATTGTTCGTCCTTGGCGATAACCGCCTTGGCAGCTGGGACAGCAGGCAGTTTGGGTTCATTTCGGAAGAGCAAGTCGTCGGCAAGGTCAATCTGAGATACTGGCCGCTCGGGGAAATGGATGTATCATTCTAA
- a CDS encoding IDEAL domain-containing protein: MKEKSYSEIMKASVMKRIKAKESFVLDLYVDMLISEIQLNTKKERLMLKIDKAIDDRDKILFLSLTEELKDLNKQFGT; the protein is encoded by the coding sequence GTGAAAGAAAAATCGTATTCTGAAATCATGAAGGCCAGTGTGATGAAACGCATTAAAGCCAAGGAATCTTTTGTTCTGGACCTGTATGTTGACATGCTTATTTCCGAAATTCAACTGAATACTAAAAAAGAAAGATTGATGTTGAAAATTGATAAGGCCATCGACGACCGCGATAAAATTCTGTTTTTATCTTTGACGGAGGAATTGAAAGATCTCAACAAACAATTCGGCACTTAG